In Streptomyces sclerotialus, one genomic interval encodes:
- a CDS encoding cupin-like domain-containing protein, protein MNDTASAYHGIKSVPYPRLSLDEFLTWGTEAIIKADTPAVIDVLPPAEPGFYRTAVLDKLGDATVALVKKDRSKENETRAEVTKIPLRDYFEKEPYASNTDGTYRIVSNIKHYSETISELLEFDTAKMFNYQAPLNSANIWANYGGMRSRNHFDDLENFNIQLEGRKRFVVMPPGFKNYYVRSALRGYANTSKSVRVDNVDLRRFPRIAAALAERRDVVLEPGQMLYLPVGWWHQVDAVDGLNININFWLYHRKMLRRPLMLADSLYKVAFRKVNGLYNIQPEKSPTGGKK, encoded by the coding sequence ATGAACGACACAGCTTCCGCCTACCACGGCATCAAGAGTGTTCCCTATCCTCGGCTGAGTCTGGACGAGTTCCTGACTTGGGGAACCGAAGCCATCATCAAGGCCGACACTCCTGCCGTCATCGATGTCCTCCCGCCGGCGGAACCCGGGTTCTACCGGACCGCCGTTCTCGATAAACTCGGCGACGCCACAGTAGCACTGGTCAAGAAGGACCGGTCCAAGGAAAATGAAACGCGCGCCGAGGTCACGAAGATTCCCCTTCGCGATTACTTCGAAAAAGAACCCTACGCATCGAACACCGACGGCACCTACCGCATCGTCTCCAACATAAAGCATTACTCGGAAACGATCAGCGAGTTGCTCGAGTTCGACACCGCCAAGATGTTCAACTATCAAGCCCCACTGAATTCCGCCAACATCTGGGCGAATTACGGCGGAATGCGTTCGCGCAACCACTTCGACGATCTCGAGAATTTCAATATTCAGCTCGAGGGCCGCAAGCGTTTCGTGGTGATGCCGCCGGGGTTCAAGAACTACTACGTCCGTTCGGCTCTACGCGGATACGCCAACACCTCGAAGAGCGTCCGGGTCGACAACGTCGACCTCAGGCGCTTCCCCCGGATCGCTGCAGCGCTTGCAGAGCGCCGCGACGTCGTCCTGGAGCCGGGACAAATGCTGTACCTACCCGTCGGCTGGTGGCATCAGGTCGACGCAGTCGACGGACTGAACATCAACATAAACTTCTGGCTGTACCACAGGAAGATGCTCCGTCGTCCACTCATGCTGGCCGACTCGCTTTACAAGGTGGCGTTCCGTAAGGTGAACGGTCTCTACAATATTCAGCCCGAGAAGTCCCCCACAGGCGGCAAGAAATGA
- a CDS encoding glycosyltransferase family 4 protein — translation MIKEVTDGGASMGLLRMCVGSAGEVRPTVASLIPPRPEHRAAFEAAGVDIVAGPEAARRAAATADLMQVEWWNNPYVNDFLVNADLPVGRILLHSRGHFDAPWMCPSVELLSRVDGCTVTAPSAAANPRFDRNRVQAGLPPARCVFSAAGLNAPTDAVSGSREDGDDHVRIGYLGTVEPIKMHSATLEIAARVVRAAPEVDFEFAGDGPLEDYRTEADRLGIGDRVRFIGFQTDPAAFLRSLDIFCYPLNPYTYATSEKALQEAMLAGLPCVAFPVGGVRDLLTPDSALLVKDPDQCVDACLELVRNQELRRAYGEQARCRINSFTERQEWRTELALARDEVMSRPARPRQSLGVGPGKLFEFCTDRHACPTDGLDAGQRADFARVAAFVDDDYTDWLDSRN, via the coding sequence GTGATCAAGGAAGTGACCGACGGCGGGGCCAGCATGGGCCTGCTGCGGATGTGCGTCGGCAGCGCCGGGGAGGTGCGCCCCACGGTGGCCTCCCTGATACCACCCCGGCCTGAGCACAGGGCCGCGTTCGAGGCCGCCGGCGTGGACATCGTCGCTGGCCCGGAGGCCGCTCGCCGGGCGGCTGCGACCGCCGACCTCATGCAGGTCGAGTGGTGGAACAATCCCTACGTCAATGACTTCCTGGTCAACGCCGACCTGCCGGTCGGCCGGATCCTGTTGCACTCGCGGGGCCATTTCGACGCTCCGTGGATGTGCCCGAGCGTCGAGCTGTTGTCCCGGGTCGACGGTTGCACTGTCACGGCCCCCAGCGCGGCAGCCAACCCTCGGTTTGACCGAAACCGCGTCCAGGCCGGCCTCCCCCCGGCCCGGTGCGTTTTCTCCGCCGCAGGGCTAAACGCACCGACCGATGCCGTCTCCGGCTCTCGAGAGGACGGCGACGATCACGTTCGCATCGGTTACCTGGGCACGGTCGAACCGATCAAGATGCACTCCGCGACGCTGGAGATCGCGGCCCGAGTGGTCCGGGCGGCACCGGAAGTCGACTTCGAGTTCGCCGGCGACGGACCGCTCGAGGACTACCGAACCGAGGCCGACCGGCTGGGCATCGGCGACCGCGTACGGTTCATCGGTTTCCAGACCGATCCGGCTGCCTTCCTGAGAAGCCTGGACATCTTCTGTTACCCGCTCAACCCATACACCTACGCGACCAGCGAAAAGGCTCTTCAGGAAGCGATGCTGGCCGGGCTGCCGTGCGTGGCCTTCCCGGTCGGCGGGGTGCGCGACCTGCTCACGCCGGACAGCGCCCTGTTGGTGAAAGATCCGGATCAGTGCGTCGACGCCTGCCTGGAACTGGTGCGTAACCAGGAACTGCGGCGCGCATACGGAGAGCAGGCCCGGTGCCGGATCAACAGCTTCACCGAGCGGCAGGAGTGGCGTACGGAACTCGCCCTCGCTCGTGACGAGGTGATGTCCCGGCCCGCCCGCCCCAGGCAGAGCCTCGGAGTCGGGCCGGGAAAACTTTTCGAATTCTGCACCGATCGACACGCCTGCCCCACGGACGGCCTGGACGCCGGTCAACGCGCGGACTTCGCTCGTGTGGCCGCTTTCGTCGATGACGATTACACCGATTGGCTCGACTCAAGGAACTGA
- a CDS encoding FadR/GntR family transcriptional regulator — protein sequence MAVEWRPVRQSRTHELVLGSIEERVLAGELKAGDRLPPERELAPVLGVSRSALREALRVLETIGVLVAQAGRGPDAGARIVRNPDDALGRLLRLHFALGSYCLEDVLEARVTLERSSFHAAAEHAAATDLDEAAALVARMGAPDVSVPEFNDLDTRFHVQIARSSGNALTSTLTSAVRESVRPLILRALEAAEDWPATAAAVNAEHAELLRLVRAGDGADAADLVERHIRGLHGTLVEDRPGE from the coding sequence ATGGCTGTCGAATGGCGACCCGTACGGCAGTCCCGTACGCATGAGCTCGTTCTCGGAAGCATCGAGGAGCGCGTGCTCGCCGGGGAACTCAAGGCCGGTGACCGGCTGCCGCCCGAGCGCGAGCTGGCCCCGGTACTGGGCGTCAGCCGCTCCGCGCTCCGCGAGGCCCTCCGCGTCCTGGAGACGATCGGCGTCCTGGTCGCCCAGGCCGGCCGAGGCCCCGACGCCGGCGCCCGGATCGTACGGAATCCCGACGACGCGCTCGGCCGGCTGCTCCGCCTCCACTTCGCCCTCGGCAGCTACTGCCTGGAGGACGTCCTGGAGGCCCGCGTCACGCTGGAGCGCTCCAGCTTCCACGCCGCGGCGGAGCACGCCGCCGCCACGGACCTCGACGAGGCGGCGGCGCTCGTCGCGCGCATGGGTGCGCCGGACGTGAGCGTGCCGGAGTTCAACGACCTGGACACGCGGTTCCACGTCCAGATCGCCCGCAGCTCCGGCAACGCGCTCACCTCCACCCTCACCTCGGCCGTCCGCGAGTCCGTCCGCCCGCTGATCCTCCGCGCCCTGGAGGCCGCCGAGGACTGGCCGGCCACCGCGGCGGCGGTCAACGCCGAGCACGCCGAACTGCTCCGCCTGGTACGCGCCGGCGACGGTGCCGACGCCGCCGACCTGGTCGAACGGCACATCAGGGGGCTCCACGGGACGCTGGTGGAGGATCGGCCGGGGGAGTAG
- a CDS encoding LutB/LldF family L-lactate oxidation iron-sulfur protein: protein MSTPTYLGMPTVPPRSPYGTGNLRGDRKFPEAARDELRNDQLRRNLGKATHTIRAKRLAVTGELPDWEALRDAGSAIKTDTMNRLPELLEQLEAKVTEAGGTVHWARDGAEANEIVTRLVQQTGSDEVIKVKSMATQEIGLNEHLADQGITAHETDLAELIVQLADDKPSHILVPAIHRNRDEIREIFRDRIPGVDPDLDSVPAHLAAAARAYLREKFLTTRVAVSGANFGIAETGTLSVVESEGNGRMCLTLPDTLITVMGIEKILPRFADLEVFLQLLPRSSTGERMNPYTSMWTGVTPGDGPQNFHLVLLDNGRTAALADKIGRQALNCIRCSACLNVCPVYERAGGHAYGSTYPGPIGAVLTPQLAGMHAAKDDPNSSLPYASTLCGACYDACPVKIDIPSLLVELRHQHTEAAGTTAEKLAMKAAAAVMGRPGVYRAAQKASGLGRALAGRDGRISHLPPPFNGWSDSRDTPSPPKETFRAWLASAAGAETMRAAAEEGARGRTAGARAEDAAGSRADGNVHDEEEQ from the coding sequence ATGAGCACCCCCACCTACCTCGGCATGCCCACCGTCCCGCCCCGCTCCCCGTACGGCACGGGCAACCTGCGCGGCGACCGCAAGTTCCCCGAGGCCGCCCGCGACGAGCTGCGCAACGACCAGCTGCGCCGCAACCTCGGCAAGGCCACCCACACCATCCGCGCCAAGCGGCTCGCGGTCACCGGCGAGCTCCCCGACTGGGAAGCGCTGCGCGACGCCGGCTCGGCGATCAAGACCGACACCATGAACCGCCTCCCCGAACTCCTCGAACAGCTGGAGGCGAAGGTCACCGAGGCCGGCGGCACGGTCCACTGGGCACGCGACGGCGCCGAGGCGAACGAGATCGTCACCCGCCTCGTCCAGCAGACCGGCTCCGACGAGGTCATCAAGGTCAAGTCGATGGCCACCCAGGAGATCGGCCTCAACGAACACCTCGCCGACCAGGGCATCACGGCCCACGAGACCGACCTCGCCGAGCTGATCGTCCAGCTCGCCGACGACAAGCCGTCCCACATCCTCGTCCCGGCCATCCACCGCAACCGCGACGAGATCCGCGAGATCTTCCGCGACCGCATCCCCGGCGTCGACCCGGACCTGGACTCCGTACCGGCGCACCTCGCCGCCGCGGCCCGCGCCTACCTCCGCGAGAAGTTCCTGACCACCAGGGTCGCCGTCTCCGGAGCCAACTTCGGCATCGCCGAGACCGGCACCCTCTCGGTCGTGGAGTCCGAGGGCAACGGCCGGATGTGCCTCACCCTCCCCGACACGCTCATCACCGTCATGGGCATCGAGAAGATCCTCCCCCGCTTCGCGGACCTGGAGGTCTTCCTCCAACTCCTGCCGCGCAGCTCCACGGGCGAGCGCATGAACCCGTACACCTCGATGTGGACGGGCGTGACGCCGGGTGACGGTCCCCAGAACTTCCACCTCGTCCTCCTCGACAACGGACGCACGGCGGCCCTCGCCGACAAGATCGGCCGCCAGGCCCTCAACTGCATCCGCTGCTCGGCCTGCCTGAACGTCTGCCCGGTGTACGAGCGGGCCGGCGGCCATGCGTACGGCTCGACCTACCCCGGCCCGATCGGCGCCGTCCTCACCCCGCAGCTGGCGGGGATGCACGCCGCCAAGGACGACCCCAACAGCTCCCTCCCGTACGCCTCCACGCTCTGCGGCGCCTGCTACGACGCCTGCCCCGTCAAGATCGACATCCCGTCGCTCCTCGTCGAACTCCGCCACCAGCACACCGAGGCCGCCGGTACGACGGCCGAGAAGCTGGCCATGAAGGCGGCGGCCGCCGTGATGGGCAGGCCGGGGGTGTACCGGGCGGCGCAGAAGGCGTCGGGACTGGGCCGTGCCCTGGCGGGCCGCGACGGCCGCATCTCCCACCTCCCGCCCCCCTTCAACGGCTGGAGCGACAGCCGCGACACCCCGTCCCCGCCGAAGGAGACCTTCCGGGCCTGGCTGGCGTCGGCGGCGGGCGCGGAGACGATGCGCGCGGCGGCGGAGGAAGGGGCGCGGGGACGGACGGCAGGGGCCCGTGCCGAGGACGCGGCGGGCTCCCGGGCCGACGGCAACGTCCACGACGAGGAGGAACAGTGA
- a CDS encoding LutC/YkgG family protein, producing the protein MTAPTTAREAILARIRDAQALAPAEEVTIPRAYRTGRTLPDAELLELLTDRLVDYKAEVHTCRAADTAEVIAAVLRDHGARRIGVPPGLDPSWLTAYDGEVRRDSAAIPAPELDALDGVVTGSAVTCAETGTVFLDAAPDQGRRALTLVPDLHVCVVDRSTVEAGVPETVARLTPTRPTTLISGPSATSDIELERVEGVHGPRTLVVVLRTDA; encoded by the coding sequence GTGACCGCACCCACCACCGCCCGCGAGGCGATCCTCGCCCGCATCCGCGACGCCCAGGCTCTGGCACCCGCCGAGGAGGTGACGATCCCGCGTGCCTACCGCACCGGCCGCACCCTCCCCGACGCCGAGCTGCTGGAGCTGCTGACCGACCGCCTGGTCGACTACAAGGCCGAGGTGCACACGTGCCGGGCCGCGGACACCGCCGAGGTGATCGCCGCCGTACTGCGCGACCACGGGGCCCGCCGCATCGGCGTACCGCCCGGCCTCGACCCGTCCTGGCTCACGGCGTACGACGGCGAGGTGCGGCGCGACTCCGCCGCCATCCCCGCGCCCGAACTGGACGCGCTCGACGGCGTGGTGACCGGCTCCGCCGTCACCTGCGCCGAGACCGGCACCGTCTTCCTGGACGCCGCGCCCGACCAGGGCCGCCGCGCCCTCACCCTCGTCCCCGACCTGCACGTCTGCGTGGTAGACCGGTCGACGGTGGAGGCCGGCGTCCCCGAGACCGTGGCCCGCCTGACCCCGACCCGCCCCACGACCCTCATCAGCGGCCCCTCCGCCACCTCCGACATTGAACTGGAACGGGTCGAGGGCGTGCACGGGCCCCGGACACTGGTGGTGGTGCTCCGCACGGACGCGTGA
- a CDS encoding ATP-binding protein, whose amino-acid sequence MRRSAFRRSGAPVLVGRSAELAALVDALGHAPSVVLVEGEAGIGKTRLIREAIGHPSVRGRRILLGTCHPLREPFPYGPVFDLLRQLEPRLERQVGGRSSPVAERLSPVCGALRPYLPELAECLPPAPEPLPDHRAGRHRLFRAVRALLAALGPVVVVVEDLHWADDGTRDLVRFLVDDPPPAMSAVLSYRREELPGGALPLGRAYREPPGTTAVLLPLRPLDVEGVRSLADAISGGAGVSAAFAAELHERTAGIPFVLEEVVRALDGERDGSGGGDGSDRGGDKYRGAEGRLGRGTARETLDALEVPALLRDAMAERMAGLSGRATAVVHAAAVLRVPAGEELIAATAGRASSDIGDSTEPGHAVERRGPSDAGEGRGSGRAGEGTEVPDAWVGGGAAVGGLLGVRDGIREALRAGVLYDCGDDRYGFRHPLAQQAVYGGLAGVDRRRLHERAVAALAGAEPPPLVRLAYHARQAGDLAAWLRYGEAAAGAAREMGDTAVAVEVLEGLLSDQRLGAAERGRLATELSRVAVIGLSFRRAARLLGRIVRDRDLPVAVRGEIRLNLGLLQHNQAGNHEQGRADTEAAVAELRERPALAARGMAALAMPSWGEHPYAVHQRWAERAEELVAGQEVAGQADPALRMAVRGNHLALRAGKGEPGVWADVEEMVCAGRTPAERLQVARLCGNVAEAAAWLGHDDRAEHYRRTGTRLAAECGAPFLQGIIDGTALRLAWHGGRWQGLDGRARQVLDVVQGVSGISADAHLVLGWLAVARGEWEEAAAELGAAALDDPANAPAPILAAASGAMVRVLVARGEPAAACAEAERAVGRVRRKGIWAWGGDLVPMAVIALVRSGRGGEAAALTEEFAGEAAGIDAPLAAAAVEVCRGAVACGRERYEEAVAAFDRARSGYAALSRPYSEARAAEASARCRLAAGDRAAAGAVAELADVYAGLGATRDAARCRRVLRGNGVVTPSRRGRRGYGGELSPREREVARLVALGHTNREIADVLFLSPRTVEQHVAKVLRKLGVASRAEVASRTTDAEGASVDA is encoded by the coding sequence ATGAGACGTTCCGCCTTCCGCCGTTCAGGGGCTCCGGTCCTCGTCGGGCGCAGCGCTGAGCTGGCCGCACTGGTGGACGCGCTCGGGCACGCGCCGTCCGTCGTGCTCGTGGAGGGCGAGGCGGGAATCGGGAAGACGCGGCTGATCCGGGAGGCGATCGGCCATCCGTCGGTACGGGGGCGGCGGATTCTGCTCGGTACGTGTCATCCGTTGCGTGAGCCGTTCCCGTATGGGCCTGTTTTTGATTTGTTGCGGCAGTTGGAGCCGCGGCTCGAGCGGCAGGTGGGTGGGCGCTCGAGCCCGGTTGCCGAGCGGTTGAGTCCGGTGTGCGGGGCGCTGCGCCCGTATCTGCCGGAGCTGGCCGAGTGCCTGCCGCCCGCGCCGGAACCACTGCCGGACCACCGGGCGGGGCGGCACCGGCTCTTCCGCGCCGTGCGGGCACTGCTGGCCGCGCTCGGGCCGGTGGTGGTGGTCGTGGAGGACCTGCACTGGGCGGATGACGGTACGCGGGATCTGGTGCGGTTCCTGGTGGACGATCCGCCGCCGGCGATGTCCGCCGTGCTCAGTTACCGGCGGGAGGAACTGCCGGGCGGGGCGCTGCCCTTGGGGCGCGCCTACCGGGAGCCGCCGGGGACGACGGCCGTACTGCTGCCGCTGCGGCCGCTGGACGTGGAGGGCGTACGGAGCCTGGCCGATGCGATCAGTGGGGGTGCGGGGGTGTCCGCGGCGTTCGCCGCCGAGCTGCACGAGCGGACCGCCGGTATCCCGTTCGTGCTGGAGGAAGTCGTACGGGCGCTGGACGGAGAGAGGGATGGGAGTGGGGGTGGGGATGGGAGTGATAGGGGTGGGGACAAGTACCGCGGGGCTGAGGGGCGGCTGGGGCGCGGTACGGCACGGGAGACGTTGGACGCGTTGGAGGTGCCGGCGTTGTTGCGGGACGCCATGGCCGAGCGGATGGCCGGGCTGTCCGGGCGTGCCACTGCCGTGGTGCACGCTGCGGCCGTGCTGCGGGTTCCGGCGGGCGAGGAGCTGATCGCGGCGACGGCGGGGCGGGCGTCCAGTGATATCGGGGACAGCACGGAGCCTGGCCACGCCGTCGAGAGGCGGGGGCCCAGTGATGCCGGGGAGGGGCGAGGGTCCGGTCGCGCCGGGGAGGGTACGGAGGTTCCGGACGCCTGGGTCGGTGGGGGTGCGGCGGTCGGTGGTCTGCTCGGGGTCCGGGACGGGATCCGGGAGGCGTTGCGGGCCGGGGTGCTTTACGACTGTGGGGACGACCGGTACGGCTTCCGGCATCCGTTGGCTCAGCAGGCGGTGTACGGGGGGCTGGCAGGGGTGGACCGGCGGCGGCTGCACGAGCGGGCCGTGGCCGCGCTCGCCGGGGCCGAACCGCCGCCGCTGGTGCGGCTGGCGTATCACGCGCGGCAGGCCGGTGACCTGGCCGCCTGGCTGCGGTACGGGGAGGCGGCGGCCGGCGCTGCACGGGAGATGGGGGACACCGCGGTCGCCGTGGAGGTCCTGGAGGGGCTGCTGTCCGACCAGCGGCTGGGGGCCGCCGAGCGCGGGCGGCTGGCCACGGAGCTGAGCCGGGTCGCCGTCATCGGGCTGTCGTTCCGCCGGGCCGCCCGGCTGCTCGGCCGTATCGTGCGCGACCGGGATCTGCCCGTCGCGGTACGCGGCGAGATCCGGCTCAACCTCGGGCTGTTGCAGCACAACCAGGCCGGTAATCACGAGCAGGGCAGGGCGGACACGGAGGCGGCGGTGGCGGAGCTGCGGGAGCGGCCGGCGCTGGCCGCCCGGGGCATGGCCGCGCTGGCGATGCCCAGCTGGGGCGAGCATCCGTATGCCGTGCACCAGCGGTGGGCCGAGCGGGCCGAGGAGCTGGTCGCCGGTCAGGAGGTGGCCGGGCAGGCGGACCCCGCGCTGCGGATGGCGGTACGCGGTAACCATCTGGCGCTGCGGGCCGGCAAGGGCGAGCCCGGGGTGTGGGCGGACGTCGAGGAGATGGTGTGCGCGGGCCGTACGCCGGCCGAACGGCTGCAGGTCGCGCGGCTGTGCGGCAACGTCGCGGAGGCGGCCGCCTGGCTCGGCCACGACGACCGGGCCGAGCACTACCGCCGTACGGGCACCCGGCTCGCGGCGGAGTGCGGCGCGCCGTTCCTGCAGGGCATCATCGACGGCACCGCGCTGCGGCTGGCGTGGCACGGCGGCCGGTGGCAGGGGCTGGACGGCCGCGCGCGGCAGGTGCTCGACGTGGTGCAGGGGGTCTCCGGTATCTCCGCCGACGCGCATCTCGTACTGGGCTGGCTCGCCGTGGCCCGCGGCGAGTGGGAGGAGGCCGCGGCGGAGCTGGGGGCCGCGGCGCTGGACGACCCGGCCAACGCGCCCGCCCCGATCCTGGCCGCCGCGTCCGGCGCGATGGTCCGCGTACTCGTCGCGCGCGGTGAGCCGGCGGCGGCCTGCGCGGAGGCGGAACGGGCGGTCGGCCGGGTACGCCGCAAGGGCATCTGGGCGTGGGGCGGTGACCTCGTCCCGATGGCGGTGATCGCCCTCGTACGGAGCGGGCGCGGCGGCGAGGCGGCGGCGCTGACCGAGGAGTTCGCCGGGGAGGCCGCCGGGATCGACGCGCCGCTGGCCGCGGCCGCGGTGGAGGTGTGCCGGGGCGCGGTGGCGTGCGGGCGGGAGCGGTACGAGGAGGCGGTGGCGGCGTTCGACCGGGCGCGGAGCGGGTACGCCGCGCTGTCGCGGCCGTACTCGGAGGCGCGGGCCGCCGAGGCGTCGGCGCGCTGCCGGCTGGCGGCCGGGGACCGGGCGGCGGCGGGGGCGGTCGCCGAACTCGCCGATGTCTACGCCGGGCTGGGCGCCACGCGGGACGCGGCGCGCTGTCGTCGGGTGTTGCGGGGCAACGGGGTCGTGACGCCGTCGCGCCGCGGTCGGCGCGGGTACGGGGGCGAACTGTCGCCCCGGGAGCGTGAGGTGGCGCGGCTGGTGGCCCTGGGGCACACCAACCGGGAGATCGCCGACGTGCTGTTCCTGTCGCCGCGCACGGTGGAGCAGCACGTCGCGAAGGTGCTGCGCAAGCTGGGCGTGGCCTCGCGCGCGGAGGTGGCCTCCCGCACCACGGATGCGGAGGGCGCATCGGTCGACGCTTGA
- a CDS encoding MSMEG_6728 family protein, giving the protein MQTFLPYPDFADSAAVLDARRLGKQRVEALQVLRGLTVPGYGWRHHPAVRMWTGYEEALVRYGLEICRVWTDSGRQDTCALTLAQDYATNFPGTPPRTYAELASSGDLPNWLGDPAFHESHRSALLTKDPDHYRRHFPDTPAGLPYVWPHSDRTTPPDNAKTPPQRSH; this is encoded by the coding sequence ATGCAGACATTCCTGCCGTATCCGGACTTCGCGGACTCCGCCGCCGTCCTCGATGCGCGTCGGCTGGGCAAACAGCGCGTGGAGGCGCTCCAGGTCCTGCGCGGCCTCACCGTCCCCGGCTACGGCTGGCGCCACCACCCGGCGGTCCGCATGTGGACGGGCTACGAGGAGGCCCTGGTCCGCTACGGCCTCGAAATCTGCCGCGTCTGGACCGACTCCGGCCGCCAGGACACCTGCGCCCTCACCCTCGCCCAGGACTACGCCACGAACTTCCCCGGCACCCCACCCCGCACCTACGCGGAACTGGCGTCCTCCGGCGACCTCCCCAACTGGCTCGGCGACCCCGCCTTCCACGAGAGCCACCGCTCAGCCCTCCTCACGAAGGACCCCGACCACTACCGCCGGCACTTCCCGGACACTCCTGCCGGCCTGCCCTACGTGTGGCCGCACTCCGACCGCACCACGCCCCCCGACAACGCAAAAACCCCGCCCCAGCGTTCCCACTGA
- a CDS encoding response regulator, with protein sequence MPGLSGRVLVVDDNKVIRQLIRVNLELEGFEVVTAADGAECLDIVHDVCPDVVTLDVVMPRLNGLRTAEKLRADPRTRELPIAIISACTQLEVDSGVAVGVDAFLAKPFEPVELIRTVRQLLAGARGSGPGGGPMDGAADADPDSRPAVRRTG encoded by the coding sequence GTGCCTGGCTTGTCCGGCCGGGTCCTTGTTGTCGACGACAACAAGGTCATCCGGCAGTTGATCAGGGTCAATCTCGAGCTGGAGGGCTTCGAGGTCGTGACCGCGGCTGATGGTGCCGAGTGCCTCGACATCGTGCATGACGTGTGTCCTGACGTGGTGACGCTCGACGTCGTGATGCCGCGGTTGAACGGGCTGCGTACGGCTGAGAAGCTGCGCGCCGATCCTCGGACCCGGGAGCTTCCCATCGCCATCATCAGCGCGTGCACGCAGCTGGAGGTGGACAGCGGGGTAGCCGTCGGCGTGGACGCGTTCCTCGCCAAGCCGTTCGAGCCGGTCGAGCTCATACGGACCGTGCGCCAGCTGCTGGCTGGGGCCCGCGGTTCCGGGCCCGGCGGCGGGCCGATGGACGGGGCGGCCGATGCCGATCCGGATTCCCGGCCCGCCGTCCGGCGCACGGGGTGA
- the nrtL gene encoding ArgS-related anticodon-binding protein NrtL codes for MTPAELSRTVLRSVRGAVEARELVMAESAVPERVDVAPPPHPGCGDYATNVALRLAKDAGVPPREVAGIVAKRLAAVPGIDGVEIAGPGFLNITLGAAAPEALVREVLAAGTAYGRVDAPRPGTPNELRTGAPNELPTGTSVEFRTGTPIDLRLAPGPRAQVVGGALRAVMEAVGEGTRGGGEDVRPVPVKGADGEYVTGEELVARLGVDEMRWVLLYPAAHDHVRVPERPVQREGNPRFLVQYAYARTCALSRNARELGFDDPGVDLDVPVGDSAGGPSGAGGTHDVPHTPLHAALAAYPAVLGAAARLRAPDRLARHLEVTAEAFFRFLVTCPPLPAGEQKPMAVHRARLAVAQAAGTVLANGLTLLGISAPEHL; via the coding sequence GTGACTCCCGCTGAGCTCTCCCGCACCGTCCTGCGCTCCGTGCGCGGTGCCGTCGAGGCGCGGGAGCTCGTGATGGCGGAGAGCGCCGTGCCCGAGCGTGTCGATGTGGCGCCGCCGCCGCACCCAGGTTGCGGCGACTACGCCACGAACGTCGCCCTGCGGCTGGCCAAGGACGCAGGGGTGCCGCCGCGTGAGGTCGCCGGGATCGTCGCGAAGCGGCTGGCGGCCGTGCCGGGGATCGACGGCGTCGAGATCGCCGGACCGGGGTTCCTGAACATCACGCTGGGGGCCGCGGCGCCGGAGGCGCTGGTCCGGGAGGTGCTCGCCGCGGGGACGGCGTACGGGCGGGTGGACGCTCCCCGGCCCGGGACTCCCAACGAGCTCCGTACCGGGGCTCCCAACGAGCTCCCTACCGGGACCTCCGTCGAGTTCCGTACCGGAACCCCCATCGACCTCCGCCTTGCCCCCGGCCCCCGCGCTCAGGTCGTGGGCGGTGCGCTGCGGGCGGTCATGGAGGCTGTGGGGGAGGGGACCCGGGGCGGTGGGGAGGACGTGCGGCCCGTTCCTGTGAAGGGGGCGGACGGGGAGTACGTCACCGGTGAGGAGCTGGTCGCGCGGCTCGGGGTGGATGAGATGCGGTGGGTGTTGCTGTACCCCGCCGCGCACGATCATGTGCGGGTGCCCGAGCGGCCGGTTCAGCGGGAGGGCAATCCGCGGTTCCTGGTGCAGTACGCGTACGCTCGTACGTGCGCACTGTCGCGCAACGCCCGTGAGCTGGGATTCGACGATCCGGGAGTCGACCTCGACGTACCGGTCGGCGACTCGGCCGGCGGCCCCTCCGGCGCGGGCGGGACGCACGACGTCCCGCACACCCCCCTCCACGCCGCACTCGCCGCCTACCCCGCGGTGCTCGGAGCCGCAGCCCGGCTGCGGGCGCCCGACCGGCTGGCGCGGCACCTGGAAGTGACCGCCGAGGCGTTCTTCCGCTTCCTCGTCACCTGTCCGCCGCTTCCCGCCGGAGAGCAGAAACCCATGGCCGTTCACCGCGCCCGGCTGGCCGTCGCCCAGGCCGCCGGTACGGTGCTCGCGAACGGCCTGACCCTGCTGGGCATCTCCGCACCTGAACACCTCTGA